The following proteins are encoded in a genomic region of Egibacteraceae bacterium:
- a CDS encoding cytochrome C oxidase subunit IV family protein, whose amino-acid sequence MAESEHGWHPGVTEYVQIGVILAVLTAIEVALYFAPVIRQVTVPALLFLTALKFVLVVAWFMHLRFDHRLFRRVFLVGLALATTVFGIVIATMFLGTPMVQA is encoded by the coding sequence ATGGCAGAGTCCGAGCACGGCTGGCACCCGGGTGTCACCGAGTACGTCCAGATCGGCGTCATCCTCGCGGTCCTGACCGCGATCGAGGTGGCCCTCTACTTCGCCCCCGTCATCCGGCAGGTGACGGTCCCCGCCCTGCTCTTCCTCACCGCCCTGAAGTTCGTCCTCGTCGTCGCCTGGTTCATGCACCTGCGCTTCGACCACCGCCTGTTCCGGCGGGTGTTCCTCGTCGGCCTGGCGCTCGCGACGACGGTCTTCGGGATCGTCATCGCGACGATGTTCCTCGGCACCCCAATGGTGCAGGCCTGA
- a CDS encoding heme-copper oxidase subunit III has protein sequence MAEAAAAIQPAERGDDGHHTSLGLSNEKMGMWTLIASECLFFGALISTYLIYLDELADGPGPGEIFDIPFTSVSTFILLMSSLGMVLALAAIQAGDMRRFRIWTLATAAMGSTFLAGQIYEFTFFVEEGFGLTTSAFSSSFFVLTGFHGVHVAVGILMLLGMWGASFLGRLTPAHDGTVENIGLYWHFVDIVWIVLFTVVYLIPAE, from the coding sequence GTGGCGGAAGCAGCGGCAGCGATCCAGCCGGCCGAGCGGGGCGACGACGGCCACCACACCAGCCTCGGTCTGTCGAACGAGAAGATGGGGATGTGGACGCTCATCGCGTCCGAGTGCCTGTTCTTCGGCGCGCTCATCTCCACCTACCTCATCTACCTCGACGAGCTCGCCGACGGCCCGGGGCCCGGGGAGATCTTCGACATCCCCTTCACCTCGGTGTCGACGTTCATCCTCCTCATGTCCTCCCTCGGCATGGTGCTCGCGCTCGCGGCGATACAGGCCGGCGACATGCGCCGCTTCCGCATCTGGACCCTCGCCACGGCCGCCATGGGCTCCACGTTCCTCGCAGGGCAGATCTACGAGTTCACGTTCTTCGTCGAGGAGGGGTTCGGGCTGACGACCAGCGCGTTCTCCTCGTCGTTCTTCGTGCTCACGGGCTTCCACGGCGTCCACGTGGCCGTCGGGATCCTCATGCTGCTCGGCATGTGGGGCGCGTCGTTCCTCGGACGCCTGACCCCCGCGCACGACGGCACAGTGGAGAACATCGGCCTCTACTGGCACTTCGTCGACATCGTGTGGATCGTCCTGTTCACCGTCGTCTACCTCATCCCCGCGGAGTAG
- the ctaD gene encoding cytochrome c oxidase subunit I, whose product MTATAERPATGQSAFRRPKATTGPSSWFTTIDHKKIGILYFVTAFLFFLLGGVEALLIRVQLASPDAAFLTRDQYNQLFTTHGLTMIFFGVMPLSAAFFNYLLPLMIGARDVAFPRLNALSYWIFLFAGIFMFSSIFLGGLPDGGWFGYAPLSILGGDPLGETLGFSSELNFRMLFYSLGLQIAGIASLASAVNFIVTILNLRAPGMTLMRMPVFVWMTFVTSVLMLFAMPIIGVALWQLMFDIRFASNFFNPAQGGDPVLWQHMFWLFGHPEVYILILPAFGIVSEILPVFSRKPLFGYTAIVFSGIAIGFMGWGVWAHHMFAVGLGPVANAAFALSTMFIAVPTGIKIFNWIATLWGGQIRFTTPMLFAIGLVAMFTIGGLSGVTHAIVPHNYQQTDTYYIVAHFHYVLFGGAVFGLMAGFYYWFPKVKGRLMNDRLGKLHFWLMLIGFNVTFGPMHILGLQGMPRRVATYPDGMGWNFWNLVETIGAFVIALGFVVFIVNVLKSRKNGRPAGNDPWDARTLEWTTTSPPPPHNFDVVPQVSARDELWNRKYAVGEPGRQPMRVPSGGAADSPAAADAHDAGAGDAHGVHMPDPSYYPLVASIGVPIMAYGVIFSPILIGLGGLITIGGLFAWALEPSVEEH is encoded by the coding sequence GTGACGGCGACCGCGGAGCGGCCGGCTACGGGGCAAAGCGCCTTCCGCCGGCCGAAGGCGACGACCGGCCCGTCGAGCTGGTTCACGACGATCGACCACAAGAAGATCGGGATCCTCTACTTCGTCACCGCCTTCCTGTTCTTCCTCCTCGGTGGCGTGGAGGCCCTCCTGATCCGGGTGCAGCTTGCGAGCCCCGACGCGGCGTTCCTCACCCGCGACCAGTACAACCAGCTCTTCACGACGCACGGCCTCACGATGATCTTCTTCGGGGTCATGCCGCTGTCGGCCGCGTTCTTCAACTATCTCCTGCCGCTCATGATCGGCGCCCGCGACGTCGCGTTCCCCCGGCTGAACGCGCTGTCGTACTGGATCTTCCTGTTCGCGGGCATCTTCATGTTCTCCAGCATCTTCCTCGGTGGTCTGCCGGACGGCGGGTGGTTCGGCTACGCCCCCCTGTCCATCCTCGGCGGTGACCCGCTCGGGGAGACGTTGGGCTTCTCGAGCGAACTCAACTTCCGCATGCTCTTCTACTCACTCGGCCTGCAGATCGCCGGCATCGCGTCGCTGGCGAGCGCGGTCAACTTCATCGTCACCATCCTCAACCTGCGCGCTCCCGGCATGACGCTCATGCGCATGCCGGTGTTCGTGTGGATGACGTTCGTGACGAGCGTCCTCATGCTGTTCGCCATGCCGATCATCGGTGTCGCCCTCTGGCAGCTGATGTTCGACATCCGGTTCGCCTCGAACTTCTTCAACCCCGCGCAGGGCGGCGACCCGGTCCTCTGGCAGCACATGTTCTGGCTCTTCGGCCATCCCGAGGTCTACATCCTCATCCTGCCCGCCTTCGGGATCGTCAGCGAGATCCTGCCGGTGTTCAGCCGCAAGCCGCTGTTCGGCTACACGGCGATCGTCTTCTCCGGCATCGCCATCGGCTTCATGGGCTGGGGGGTATGGGCGCACCACATGTTCGCCGTCGGTCTCGGGCCGGTCGCCAACGCCGCGTTCGCCCTGTCGACGATGTTCATCGCGGTGCCGACGGGCATCAAGATCTTCAACTGGATCGCCACACTGTGGGGCGGCCAGATCCGCTTCACCACACCGATGCTGTTCGCCATCGGCCTCGTCGCCATGTTCACCATCGGCGGGCTGTCGGGCGTCACGCACGCGATCGTGCCGCACAACTACCAGCAGACCGACACCTACTACATCGTCGCCCACTTCCACTACGTGCTGTTCGGCGGCGCGGTGTTCGGGCTCATGGCCGGCTTCTACTACTGGTTCCCGAAGGTCAAGGGCCGGCTCATGAACGACAGGCTCGGCAAGCTTCACTTCTGGCTCATGCTCATCGGCTTCAACGTGACCTTCGGTCCGATGCACATCCTCGGCCTCCAGGGCATGCCCCGCCGCGTGGCGACCTACCCCGACGGCATGGGATGGAACTTCTGGAACCTCGTGGAGACCATCGGGGCCTTCGTCATCGCCCTGGGCTTCGTCGTCTTCATCGTCAACGTCCTGAAGAGCCGCAAGAACGGTCGCCCGGCGGGCAACGACCCGTGGGACGCCCGGACCCTGGAGTGGACGACGACCTCCCCGCCGCCGCCGCACAACTTCGACGTCGTCCCGCAGGTGAGCGCGCGCGACGAGCTGTGGAACCGCAAGTACGCCGTCGGTGAGCCCGGCCGCCAGCCGATGCGGGTGCCTTCAGGAGGCGCGGCCGACTCCCCCGCCGCGGCGGACGCGCACGACGCCGGCGCCGGCGACGCGCACGGCGTCCACATGCCCGACCCCTCGTACTACCCGCTCGTGGCGTCGATCGGCGTCCCGATCATGGCCTACGGCGTGATCTTCTCCCCCATCCTCATCGGTCTCGGGGGCCTCATCACCATCGGCGGACTGTTCGCCTGGGCACTCGAGCCGAGCGTGGAGGAGCACTAG
- a CDS encoding cytochrome c oxidase subunit II, with protein sequence MRARRPLPGWGLLLGAALLLGGCAIGGDTPGELPQNALDPAGPIARFQDGLWNLVFPIAVAVFVLVQGLILVAVIRFRDRGQDQPPRQVAGNTRLELIWTAIPALILAVIAVPTVGGIFALAEDPGEEALAVRVIGKQFWWEFEYLGEEGRGVVTANELHIPVDRAVRLQMEALHPGIPDTFDQADPDGSRSAQSLAGVAHSFWVPRLAGKQDVIPGYERIMRIEAEEPGQRYSGQCAEFCGLAHAEMRFQVVTHTVEDFTTWLDEQAQPADTDLQGLAAEGQELFGVHCVACHVIDGHPQNAGVRVGPDLTHFATREIFGGGIFENDDPEQVGAWIRNPPGVKPGAQMPNLGLADDQVEALVEYLQTLQ encoded by the coding sequence ATGAGGGCTCGACGCCCCCTTCCGGGCTGGGGGCTGCTGCTCGGTGCCGCCCTGCTGCTCGGCGGGTGCGCCATCGGCGGTGACACGCCCGGGGAGCTCCCACAGAACGCACTCGACCCCGCCGGTCCCATCGCCCGGTTCCAGGACGGGCTGTGGAACCTCGTGTTCCCCATCGCGGTGGCGGTCTTCGTGCTCGTCCAGGGGCTCATCCTCGTCGCCGTCATCCGCTTCCGCGACCGTGGCCAGGACCAGCCGCCGCGCCAGGTGGCCGGCAACACCCGCCTGGAGCTCATCTGGACGGCCATCCCCGCGCTCATCCTCGCGGTCATCGCCGTCCCCACCGTCGGCGGCATCTTCGCCCTCGCCGAGGACCCGGGCGAGGAGGCCCTCGCCGTGCGGGTCATCGGCAAGCAGTTCTGGTGGGAGTTCGAGTACCTCGGCGAGGAGGGCCGGGGGGTCGTCACGGCCAACGAGCTCCACATCCCCGTGGACCGGGCGGTGCGCCTGCAGATGGAGGCGCTGCATCCCGGCATTCCCGACACGTTCGACCAGGCCGACCCCGACGGGTCGCGCAGCGCCCAGTCCCTCGCCGGCGTGGCCCACAGCTTCTGGGTCCCGCGGTTGGCCGGCAAGCAGGACGTCATCCCCGGCTACGAGCGGATCATGCGCATCGAGGCTGAGGAACCGGGCCAGCGCTACTCTGGCCAATGTGCGGAGTTCTGTGGGTTGGCCCACGCCGAGATGCGCTTCCAGGTGGTCACCCATACCGTCGAGGACTTCACGACCTGGCTCGACGAGCAGGCGCAGCCGGCGGACACCGACCTGCAGGGCCTCGCGGCGGAGGGCCAGGAGCTGTTCGGCGTTCACTGCGTCGCCTGCCACGTCATCGACGGCCACCCGCAGAACGCCGGCGTCCGCGTCGGGCCCGACCTCACCCACTTCGCCACCCGCGAGATCTTCGGCGGGGGCATCTTCGAGAACGACGACCCCGAGCAGGTCGGCGCGTGGATCCGCAACCCGCCGGGGGTCAAGCCCGGTGCGCAGATGCCCAACCTCGGCCTCGCCGACGACCAGGTCGAGGCGCTCGTCGAGTACCTGCAGACCCTCCAGTGA
- a CDS encoding ATP-binding protein, producing the protein MDSTPDRGTTGSRIEVALRRLAVGYRAVGAVWLTLLALTAAVPGVSTVTADPLVTGATIVLVAGWSALTGLVAARRPAALASPAWLAADATVAVATILAPSVAGAGAAAFYGGYPFSSVLLAATMRGLAGGLPVGAVLAVAAVGRLAAEGAPALPEALGSVILYLAGAGLVAWGADVLRRQDAERRAAEATLAVERAERVRSQERAETAAHLHDSVLQTLALIQRASDDPAGVTALARSCERELRGWLAGAAAPDGRRFGDAVRVAAAEVEAAHHVTVDVVTVGDAALDTPLAALVAAAREALVNAAKHAGVDRVSLYAEAGPGGFEVFVRDRGAGFDTDGVAPDRRGIAESIVGRVRRHGGEASVRSAPGQGTEVRLRLPIPGS; encoded by the coding sequence ATGGACAGCACCCCGGACAGGGGGACCACGGGCTCCCGCATCGAGGTGGCCCTGCGGCGGCTCGCCGTCGGCTACCGCGCCGTGGGCGCCGTGTGGCTCACGCTGCTCGCGTTGACCGCGGCCGTCCCGGGTGTGAGCACGGTGACGGCCGACCCGCTCGTGACCGGCGCGACGATCGTGCTCGTGGCGGGCTGGTCGGCGTTGACGGGCCTCGTCGCCGCCCGCCGGCCCGCGGCGCTCGCCTCGCCCGCGTGGTTGGCCGCCGACGCGACGGTGGCGGTCGCGACGATCCTGGCCCCGTCGGTGGCGGGGGCGGGAGCGGCGGCCTTCTACGGCGGCTACCCGTTCTCCTCGGTGCTCCTCGCGGCGACCATGCGGGGACTGGCAGGAGGTCTGCCGGTCGGGGCCGTGCTCGCCGTCGCGGCAGTCGGCAGGCTCGCCGCCGAGGGCGCGCCCGCGCTTCCCGAGGCGCTCGGCTCGGTGATCCTCTACCTCGCCGGGGCGGGACTCGTCGCCTGGGGAGCCGACGTGCTGCGGCGCCAGGACGCGGAGCGCCGGGCTGCCGAGGCGACGCTGGCCGTCGAGCGGGCCGAACGTGTCCGCTCGCAGGAGCGTGCCGAGACGGCGGCGCACCTTCACGACTCGGTCCTCCAGACACTCGCGCTCATCCAGCGGGCGAGTGACGACCCCGCCGGTGTGACCGCGCTCGCCCGCAGCTGCGAGCGCGAGCTCCGCGGCTGGCTGGCCGGCGCCGCGGCCCCCGACGGCCGGCGCTTCGGCGACGCGGTGCGCGTCGCGGCGGCGGAGGTGGAGGCGGCCCACCACGTGACGGTCGACGTCGTGACCGTCGGTGACGCCGCCCTCGACACGCCGCTGGCAGCGCTCGTGGCCGCGGCGCGCGAGGCACTCGTCAACGCCGCCAAGCACGCCGGCGTCGACCGCGTCTCGCTCTACGCGGAGGCCGGCCCCGGCGGCTTCGAGGTCTTCGTCCGGGACCGTGGCGCCGGCTTCGACACCGACGGGGTGGCACCCGACCGCCGGGGCATCGCCGAGTCGATCGTCGGCCGGGTCCGCCGTCACGGCGGCGAGGCGAGCGTGCGCTCCGCCCCCGGACAGGGCACGGAGGTCCGCCTGCGCCTGCCGATTCCGGGCTCGTGA
- a CDS encoding response regulator transcription factor produces MRERAKVFLVDDHALFRAGIRSEIADRVWICGEAADVPAAVAGIVAHAPDVVLLDVHLPTVPGAGGGTPWAGGDQTGGRAVIEGVRAAGSDARFLALSASDSPEDVIGLVRAGARGYVTKTVSADELVDGIRRVASGDAVFSPQLAGYVLDAFAAIPVAQVDDDLATLTRREREVLQHVARGYTYREIAEQLFISVKTVETHVSAVLRKLQLPNRHQLSRWAAEHNIR; encoded by the coding sequence ATGCGCGAGCGCGCCAAGGTCTTCCTCGTCGACGACCACGCCCTGTTCCGCGCGGGCATCCGCAGCGAGATCGCCGACCGCGTCTGGATCTGCGGTGAGGCCGCCGACGTGCCCGCGGCGGTGGCGGGCATCGTCGCGCACGCCCCGGACGTGGTGCTGCTCGACGTGCACCTGCCGACGGTGCCGGGTGCCGGTGGGGGCACCCCCTGGGCCGGTGGCGACCAGACCGGGGGCCGTGCGGTAATCGAGGGCGTCAGGGCGGCGGGCAGCGACGCGCGCTTCCTCGCCCTGTCCGCCTCGGACAGCCCTGAGGACGTCATCGGCCTCGTCCGTGCCGGCGCGCGCGGGTACGTGACGAAGACGGTCTCCGCCGACGAGCTCGTCGACGGCATCCGGCGGGTGGCTTCGGGCGACGCCGTCTTCAGCCCCCAGCTCGCCGGCTACGTCCTCGACGCGTTCGCCGCGATCCCGGTAGCCCAGGTCGACGACGACCTCGCGACGCTCACCCGCCGGGAGCGCGAGGTCCTCCAGCACGTCGCTCGCGGCTACACCTACCGGGAGATCGCCGAGCAGCTGTTCATCTCCGTGAAGACGGTGGAGACGCACGTGTCCGCGGTGCTGCGCAAGCTCCAGCTGCCGAACCGCCACCAGCTCTCGCGCTGGGCGGCCGAGCACAACATCCGCTGA
- a CDS encoding 1-acyl-sn-glycerol-3-phosphate acyltransferase, translated as MRQLANHRLCRRILAGAGLSALADWLVFSGLVAVVAGLTGGSVFAVALVASARVLPAVVVGPLVAPYAGVAGLRRTLVAADVVRAGAVLLLGVAPSLTGLLVALAALELAGALGSATREAAISAGVEPAAFPALNAATGGLGYGLLPVGGLLAALLLRVHPAAPFAVGAGCYLATAAVMGRTRELDGLSAGSGERVSAVAGLAAVRRPGPLRAVVTAAVIGVVPIVLLFSVADAMAAATLGAGKGRLLALLAAGAVAGGLAAQRGVTATTGLLVACGGAVALLGAGLPAAGGVVGLGAGAGIAYVATQARLQETARAPEEFAAAFAAIKVGTLGALLVAPAVYTVGGPAAVAGTMAALAAVGAGWYAARVDGLALPAHLFRAVARPVLGRACRIRVHGALPAGGAVVVANHPSALDGPLAVWLDRRVRPVAKPQRHLLARAGFALTGTIVRGAGAGATGAAVAHLRRGGLVWLAPTGGVTDDVLGRPRTGAARMAAEAGVPVVVMGILYGAPGSDPARAVDGRAAAGPRLRAWRPWRRPTVRIVLGPPRHVPAGADPSAVSEAFMRELAATTGLRYVGDPAGSSGGSSTGKSTRATSRPSTSRTSWYPSSAYSKVWSSISSARSSCSASTSRATPSRTVRP; from the coding sequence ATGCGCCAGCTCGCCAACCACCGGCTGTGCCGCCGCATCCTGGCCGGCGCGGGCCTGTCCGCACTGGCCGACTGGCTCGTGTTCAGCGGGCTCGTGGCGGTCGTCGCGGGCCTCACGGGCGGGTCGGTGTTCGCCGTCGCCCTCGTCGCCAGCGCCCGCGTGCTGCCGGCGGTCGTCGTCGGTCCGCTCGTCGCCCCCTACGCGGGCGTGGCGGGCCTGCGGCGCACCCTCGTCGCCGCGGACGTCGTGCGGGCCGGCGCGGTGCTGCTGCTCGGGGTCGCGCCGAGCCTGACCGGCCTGCTCGTCGCCCTCGCCGCGCTCGAGCTGGCCGGCGCGCTCGGGTCCGCGACCCGCGAGGCGGCCATCTCCGCCGGCGTCGAGCCCGCCGCCTTCCCCGCGCTGAACGCGGCAACGGGAGGCCTCGGCTACGGCCTGCTGCCCGTCGGCGGCCTGCTCGCCGCCCTGCTGCTGCGGGTGCACCCCGCCGCGCCGTTCGCCGTGGGCGCCGGGTGCTACCTCGCCACCGCGGCCGTGATGGGCCGCACCCGTGAGCTCGACGGGCTGTCCGCCGGCTCGGGGGAGCGGGTGTCGGCTGTGGCCGGTCTCGCCGCCGTGCGTCGTCCCGGCCCGCTGCGCGCGGTCGTCACCGCAGCGGTGATCGGGGTCGTGCCGATCGTCCTGCTGTTCTCGGTAGCCGACGCCATGGCCGCGGCCACGCTGGGGGCCGGGAAGGGTCGCCTGCTGGCCCTGCTCGCCGCGGGCGCCGTCGCCGGGGGGCTGGCGGCACAGCGGGGCGTGACCGCGACGACCGGCCTGCTGGTGGCCTGCGGCGGCGCGGTGGCCCTGCTCGGGGCGGGCCTTCCCGCCGCCGGCGGCGTGGTCGGGCTCGGAGCGGGCGCGGGGATCGCCTACGTGGCGACGCAGGCGCGGCTGCAGGAGACCGCCCGCGCACCGGAGGAGTTCGCCGCCGCGTTCGCGGCGATCAAGGTCGGCACGCTCGGTGCGCTGCTCGTCGCCCCGGCCGTGTACACCGTCGGCGGGCCGGCGGCCGTGGCCGGCACCATGGCGGCACTCGCCGCGGTCGGTGCGGGCTGGTACGCCGCACGGGTGGACGGCCTCGCCCTGCCCGCGCACCTCTTCCGGGCGGTCGCGCGGCCGGTGCTCGGCCGTGCGTGCCGCATCCGGGTCCACGGAGCCCTGCCGGCCGGCGGCGCCGTCGTCGTCGCGAACCACCCCAGCGCCCTCGACGGGCCGCTCGCGGTGTGGCTCGACCGCCGGGTGCGGCCGGTGGCCAAGCCGCAGCGCCACCTCCTCGCGCGGGCCGGGTTCGCCCTCACGGGCACCATCGTGCGCGGCGCCGGCGCCGGCGCGACGGGGGCCGCCGTCGCGCACCTGCGAAGGGGGGGCCTCGTGTGGCTCGCTCCCACGGGCGGCGTGACGGACGACGTGCTCGGCCGGCCCCGGACCGGTGCGGCGCGCATGGCCGCCGAGGCCGGCGTGCCCGTCGTCGTCATGGGGATCCTCTACGGGGCGCCCGGCAGCGACCCCGCCCGTGCGGTTGACGGCCGTGCCGCGGCCGGGCCGCGTCTGCGGGCCTGGCGACCCTGGCGGCGGCCCACGGTGCGCATCGTGCTCGGGCCGCCGCGGCACGTGCCCGCGGGAGCGGATCCGTCGGCGGTGTCGGAGGCCTTCATGCGTGAGCTAGCCGCCACCACGGGGCTGCGCTACGTCGGCGACCCAGCCGGCTCCTCGGGAGGCTCCTCGACGGGGAAGTCGACGCGGGCCACCTCCCGGCCGTCGACCTCGAGGACGAGCTGGTACCCGTCGTCGGCGTACTCGAAGGTCTGGTCGTCGATCTCGTCCGCGAGATCGTCGTGCTCGGCGAGCACCTCCCGAGCGACCCCCTCCCGGACGGTGCGCCCGTAG
- the dut gene encoding dUTP diphosphatase: protein MAQIRRNPPLDRPLAAALVEVWAAVSNAGGAVGFVPPVHPDDVWPVAETAFARVRAGADDLVVAYDGDAPVGFGFLATNDWLLYGHWASVKRLQRHPDRGGRGVGTAMLAELEDAALDRGLDRLVLTVRGGTGLEGFYLAHGFRLDARLPGRIRVREGDDREELVMSKALRAAAAQADTGATLRVRRLDPDLPLPGYAHPGDAGLDLRARAAVSLAPGERAVVPTGVAVAVPAGCVGLVHPRSGLAARAGVALVNAPGTIDAGYRGEVQVILVNLDRHEPVALARGERIAQLVVQRVETVTVTEVAELPPSARGARGFGSTGP from the coding sequence GTGGCGCAGATCCGACGAAACCCCCCGCTCGACCGCCCCCTCGCGGCGGCGCTCGTTGAGGTCTGGGCCGCCGTGTCGAACGCCGGAGGCGCTGTCGGGTTCGTGCCGCCGGTCCATCCCGACGACGTGTGGCCGGTGGCCGAGACCGCCTTCGCGCGCGTGCGGGCGGGCGCGGACGACCTCGTCGTCGCCTACGACGGCGACGCCCCCGTCGGGTTCGGCTTCCTCGCGACGAACGACTGGTTGCTGTACGGCCACTGGGCGTCGGTCAAGCGCCTCCAACGCCATCCCGATCGGGGCGGGCGCGGCGTGGGGACGGCGATGCTCGCCGAGCTCGAGGACGCGGCGCTCGACCGCGGCCTCGACCGGCTCGTGCTCACCGTCCGGGGCGGCACCGGGCTCGAGGGGTTCTACCTCGCGCACGGCTTCCGCCTGGACGCACGCCTGCCGGGACGCATCCGCGTCCGCGAGGGCGACGACCGAGAGGAGCTCGTCATGTCCAAGGCGCTTCGCGCCGCCGCAGCGCAGGCGGACACCGGTGCCACGCTCCGGGTGCGCCGCCTCGACCCCGACCTGCCCCTGCCCGGCTACGCCCACCCCGGCGACGCCGGCCTCGACCTGCGTGCCCGCGCCGCCGTCAGCCTGGCGCCCGGCGAGCGGGCGGTCGTGCCGACCGGCGTCGCCGTCGCCGTGCCCGCGGGCTGCGTCGGCCTCGTGCACCCCCGGTCGGGCCTCGCCGCCCGCGCCGGGGTGGCCCTCGTGAACGCCCCGGGCACCATCGACGCCGGCTACCGGGGAGAGGTGCAGGTCATCCTCGTGAACCTCGACCGGCACGAGCCCGTCGCGCTCGCGCGCGGCGAGCGCATCGCCCAGCTCGTCGTGCAGCGTGTGGAGACGGTGACGGTCACGGAAGTCGCCGAGCTGCCGCCGTCGGCCCGCGGCGCGCGCGGCTTCGGTTCGACGGGTCCCTGA
- a CDS encoding response regulator transcription factor produces MEKIPVFVYAHDAVTETGIVGGLRGRPEVQVVEGGNVDEAVVGVVAAEDLDEETLRVVRAMQRNGCPRLVLVLTALDESGVLAAVEAGASGLLRRRDATPESLTAAIQRAARGDGTLPPDLLGRLLSAVGQLQRQVLTPRGLTFTGLTTREVEVLRLVADGLDTAEIAGELAYSERTIKNVIHDITMRLNLRNRTHAVAYALRQGLI; encoded by the coding sequence ATGGAGAAGATCCCTGTTTTTGTGTACGCGCACGATGCGGTGACCGAGACCGGCATCGTCGGGGGCCTGCGGGGCCGGCCCGAGGTGCAGGTCGTGGAAGGCGGAAACGTCGACGAGGCGGTCGTCGGCGTCGTGGCGGCAGAGGACCTCGACGAGGAGACCCTGCGCGTCGTTCGCGCCATGCAGCGCAACGGCTGCCCCCGGCTCGTGCTCGTGCTCACCGCACTCGACGAGTCCGGCGTGCTGGCCGCCGTCGAGGCGGGCGCCAGTGGTCTGCTGCGGCGGCGCGACGCGACGCCGGAGTCACTCACCGCGGCGATCCAGCGGGCGGCCCGCGGCGACGGGACCCTGCCCCCTGACCTGCTCGGCCGCCTCCTGTCGGCCGTCGGGCAGCTCCAGCGGCAGGTGCTCACGCCCCGCGGCCTGACGTTCACCGGCCTCACCACCCGTGAGGTGGAGGTGCTGCGGCTCGTGGCCGACGGTCTCGACACGGCCGAGATCGCCGGCGAGCTCGCCTACTCCGAGCGCACCATCAAGAACGTCATCCACGACATCACGATGCGTCTCAACCTGCGCAACCGCACCCACGCGGTGGCCTACGCGCTGCGTCAGGGCCTCATCTGA